In one window of Pseudomonas benzenivorans DNA:
- the gspD gene encoding type II secretion system secretin GspD: MSPILSRLTFALLAAGLAFGPLPLSAANSTVQPSAGQQEESWTINLKGADIREFIDQVAQITGQTFVVDPRVKGQVSVVSSTPLNLSEVYQLFLSVMATHGFSVITQGEQARIVPNAEAKAEAGLGRVAPDRLETRLIQVQHGSATELIPLLRPLVPQYGHLAAVTSANAIIISDRSANIARIEDLLRQLDQKGERDYSVLNLQHAWVMDAAEVLNSALERGQAKGASGTQVIADARTNRLILLGPPAARAKLVALAQSLDTPTSRSANTRVIRLRHNDAKALAETLGDISEGLKNQEGGETTGKPQNTLIRADESLNALVLLAEPDLVATLEDIVRQLDVPRAQVMVEAAIVEISGDISDALGVQWALDGRGDKGGLGGVNFGNTGLSIGTVLQAIQDQKNNVDNPILNNLPNGAIVGLGSDRFGVLVTALSANTKSNLLSTPSLLTLDNQEAEILVGQNVPFQTGSFTTSASGADNPFTTIERKDIGVTLRVTPHINEGASLRLEIEQEISSIAPTTQGVNAVDLITNKRSIKSTILAEDGQVIVLGGLIQDDVTQTDSKVPLLGDIPFLGRLFRSNKDTHIKRNLMVFLRPSVIRDAAGLAALSGKKYGDIRVLRDIRDDYQPGELPRDPVQLFDRATAPAVDLRE, translated from the coding sequence ATGTCCCCGATCCTCTCGCGCCTCACCTTCGCACTGTTAGCCGCCGGGCTGGCATTCGGCCCGCTGCCGCTCAGCGCTGCCAACAGCACGGTGCAACCCTCGGCCGGGCAGCAGGAAGAAAGTTGGACCATCAACCTGAAAGGCGCGGATATTCGCGAATTCATCGATCAGGTCGCACAGATCACCGGGCAAACCTTCGTCGTCGACCCGCGGGTGAAGGGCCAGGTCAGCGTCGTGTCGAGCACTCCATTGAATCTCAGCGAGGTCTACCAGCTGTTCCTCTCGGTGATGGCCACCCACGGCTTCAGCGTCATCACCCAGGGCGAGCAGGCACGCATCGTGCCTAACGCCGAAGCCAAGGCCGAAGCGGGACTCGGCCGTGTCGCCCCCGACCGCCTGGAGACCCGCCTGATCCAGGTACAACACGGCTCGGCCACCGAACTCATCCCCCTGCTGCGCCCGCTGGTACCGCAATACGGCCACCTGGCCGCGGTGACTTCGGCCAACGCCATCATCATCAGCGACCGCAGCGCCAATATCGCCCGCATCGAGGATCTGCTGCGCCAGCTCGACCAGAAAGGCGAACGCGACTACAGCGTGCTCAATCTGCAACACGCCTGGGTGATGGACGCCGCCGAAGTGCTCAACAGCGCCCTGGAGCGCGGCCAGGCCAAGGGCGCCTCCGGCACCCAGGTGATCGCCGACGCGCGCACCAACCGCCTGATCCTCCTCGGCCCACCGGCAGCACGCGCCAAACTGGTGGCCCTGGCCCAATCACTGGACACCCCCACCAGCCGTTCGGCCAATACCCGAGTCATACGCCTACGACACAACGACGCCAAGGCCCTGGCCGAGACCCTCGGCGACATCTCCGAAGGCCTGAAGAACCAGGAAGGCGGCGAAACCACCGGCAAGCCGCAGAACACCCTGATCCGCGCCGACGAGAGCCTCAACGCCCTGGTGCTGCTGGCCGAACCGGACCTGGTGGCGACGCTGGAGGATATCGTCCGCCAACTCGACGTGCCCCGCGCCCAGGTGATGGTGGAAGCCGCCATCGTCGAAATTTCCGGCGACATCAGCGATGCCCTGGGCGTGCAGTGGGCGCTGGATGGTCGCGGCGACAAGGGCGGCCTCGGCGGAGTCAACTTCGGCAACACCGGTCTGTCGATAGGCACCGTGCTGCAGGCCATTCAGGATCAGAAGAACAACGTCGACAATCCGATTCTCAACAACCTCCCCAATGGCGCGATCGTCGGCCTGGGCAGCGACCGCTTCGGCGTACTGGTCACCGCCCTGTCGGCCAATACCAAGAGCAACCTGCTGTCGACCCCCAGCCTGCTGACCCTGGACAACCAGGAGGCGGAGATCCTGGTCGGACAGAACGTGCCGTTCCAGACCGGCTCCTTCACCACCAGCGCCTCCGGTGCCGACAACCCCTTCACCACCATCGAGCGCAAGGACATCGGTGTCACCCTCAGGGTGACGCCGCATATCAACGAGGGGGCCAGCCTGCGTCTGGAGATCGAGCAGGAGATTTCCTCCATCGCGCCGACCACCCAAGGGGTCAATGCCGTCGACCTGATCACCAACAAGCGCTCGATCAAGAGCACCATCCTCGCCGAAGACGGCCAGGTCATCGTGCTCGGCGGCCTGATCCAGGACGACGTCACCCAAACCGACTCCAAGGTACCGCTGTTGGGCGACATTCCCTTCCTCGGCCGTCTGTTCCGCTCCAACAAGGACACCCACATCAAGCGCAATCTGATGGTGTTCCTGCGCCCCAGCGTGATCCGCGACGCCGCCGGCCTCGCGGCCCTCTCCGGGAAGAAGTACGGCGATATCCGCGTGCTCCGGGATATCCGCGACGACTACCAGCCCGGCGAACTCCCCCGCGACCCGGTCCAGCTGTTCGACCGCGCCACGGCGCCGGCGGTCGACCTGCGCGAATAG
- the gspH gene encoding type II secretion system minor pseudopilin GspH, giving the protein MPTARAALTPHCAGRGAVRGFTLVELLVVLVILGVLIGLAVLGTGVAGPARELHAEAERLAGLIGVLAEEAVLDSREYGLHLTAGAYQVLSYDPVQRHWRPLQGKPHDLPSWAELSVELEGEPLQLPAAAGEQGRKTSLTPQLLILSSGELSPFRLQLRERRRDGLRLWLSSDGFQLPRVVQDAAKGRSG; this is encoded by the coding sequence ATGCCGACAGCTCGCGCCGCCCTAACCCCTCACTGTGCCGGGCGCGGCGCGGTGCGCGGGTTCACCCTGGTCGAGTTGCTGGTGGTGCTGGTGATCCTCGGCGTGCTGATTGGTCTGGCCGTGCTCGGCACCGGCGTCGCCGGCCCCGCGCGGGAGCTGCACGCCGAGGCCGAGCGCCTGGCCGGCCTGATCGGCGTACTGGCCGAGGAGGCCGTGCTGGACAGTCGTGAGTACGGCCTGCACTTGACGGCCGGTGCCTATCAGGTGCTGAGTTACGATCCGGTCCAGCGTCATTGGCGGCCGTTGCAGGGCAAGCCGCATGACCTGCCGTCCTGGGCCGAGCTCAGTGTCGAGCTGGAGGGCGAGCCACTGCAGCTGCCCGCAGCGGCCGGCGAACAGGGCCGTAAGACGAGCTTGACCCCGCAGTTGTTGATTCTCTCCAGCGGCGAGCTCAGCCCCTTCCGCCTGCAGCTGCGCGAGCGGCGTCGGGACGGTTTGCGCTTGTGGCTGTCGAGCGATGGCTTTCAATTGCCCCGGGTCGTGCAGGATGCTGCAAAGGGGCGTTCCGGATGA
- a CDS encoding type II secretion system protein N produces MPLPLTATRRWIDRHATTLAGIAIVLAMSISLAWQTADWLRLLRTPPGIDAFDAPRNAPTPLTQGLELLFGSSTLDGDAPPPATSLRLTLLGSFVHSDPQRSSAIIRQEGSEAQRYGIDSEVANGVRLHAVYADHVELLRNGRRESLAFPHSQSGGDNLSPVQYDAAPDNLDQLDELEAGNLEQLRERMDALREQMEAAGTLPPDAEPTDQTTEGH; encoded by the coding sequence ATGCCCTTGCCCCTTACGGCTACTCGACGCTGGATCGATCGACACGCCACGACTCTGGCCGGCATTGCCATCGTCTTGGCCATGAGCATCAGCCTGGCCTGGCAAACCGCGGACTGGCTTCGACTGTTGCGCACACCGCCCGGCATCGACGCCTTCGACGCCCCCCGCAACGCCCCTACCCCCCTCACCCAAGGCCTGGAGCTGCTCTTTGGCAGCAGCACCCTGGACGGCGATGCGCCGCCACCCGCCACCAGCCTGCGCCTGACGCTGCTGGGAAGCTTCGTGCACAGCGACCCGCAGCGCTCCAGCGCCATCATTCGCCAGGAAGGCAGCGAAGCCCAGCGCTACGGCATAGACAGCGAAGTAGCCAACGGCGTGCGTCTGCATGCGGTCTATGCCGACCATGTGGAACTGCTGCGCAACGGTCGCCGGGAAAGCCTGGCCTTCCCCCATAGCCAATCCGGCGGCGATAACCTGAGCCCCGTGCAATATGACGCGGCGCCGGACAACCTCGATCAACTGGACGAGCTGGAGGCCGGCAACCTCGAACAGTTACGCGAGCGCATGGATGCACTGCGCGAGCAAATGGAAGCGGCAGGTACCTTGCCGCCGGACGCCGAACCTACCGATCAGACCACAGAAGGCCACTGA
- the gspI gene encoding type II secretion system minor pseudopilin GspI — MRRAAGFTLLEVLVALAIFALVAASVLSASSRSLQTVARLEDKTLAMWIADNRLSELQLTEAPVGDGRAEGELTYAGRRWQWQSEVQQTSEPEMRRVTLWVAPLAQRRAGGDLRERALVSLSGFLGASR, encoded by the coding sequence ATGAGGCGTGCTGCAGGTTTTACCCTGCTCGAGGTGTTGGTCGCCCTGGCCATCTTCGCCCTGGTCGCGGCCAGCGTGCTCAGCGCCAGTAGCCGCAGTTTGCAGACGGTTGCCCGGCTGGAGGACAAGACTCTGGCAATGTGGATCGCCGACAACCGCCTGAGCGAGTTGCAGTTGACCGAGGCGCCGGTCGGGGATGGCCGGGCTGAGGGCGAGTTGACGTACGCCGGGCGTCGCTGGCAGTGGCAGAGCGAGGTCCAGCAGACCAGCGAGCCGGAAATGCGCCGGGTCACCCTGTGGGTGGCGCCGCTTGCGCAGCGGCGGGCTGGCGGTGATCTGCGTGAGCGGGCGCTGGTCAGCCTCAGCGGTTTCCTCGGGGCGTCGCGATGA
- the gspE gene encoding type II secretion system ATPase GspE — protein MNALLNDAPLRRLPFSFAKRHGVVLLAEVDPPCLAHRPGVELVALAEAQRFIGRQLALRALSAEAFEQALGKAYQHDSASMQLAEDIGGSLDLAALAEQVPETEDLLEQEDDAPIIRLINAILGEAIKENASDIHLETFERRLVVRFRVDGVLREVLEPKRELAALLVSRIKVMARLDIAEKRVPQDGRISLKVGGREVDIRVSTLPSANGERVVLRLLDKQAGRLTLKHLGMSARDRQLMEETVRKPHGILLVTGPTGSGKTTTLYASLVSLNDRTRNILTVEDPIEYNLEGIGQTQVNTKVDMTFARGLRAILRQDPDVVMVGEIRDKETAEIAVQASLTGHLVLSTLHTNSAVGAITRLVDMGVEPFLLSSSLLGVLAQRLVRVLCPHCKEAYQADAAECAKLGVVPEQAPTLYHARGCSACHQQGYRGRTGIYELVVFDDHLRTLIHNVASEQDMLRHARTLGPSIREDGRRKVLEGLTSLEEVLRVTLEE, from the coding sequence ATGAACGCTTTGCTCAATGACGCGCCACTGCGCCGTTTGCCGTTCAGCTTTGCCAAGCGTCACGGCGTGGTGTTGTTGGCGGAGGTCGATCCGCCTTGCCTGGCTCATCGACCGGGCGTCGAGTTGGTGGCACTGGCTGAGGCGCAGCGCTTCATCGGTCGTCAGCTGGCCTTGCGGGCGCTGTCTGCCGAGGCCTTCGAACAGGCCCTGGGCAAGGCCTATCAGCACGACTCGGCCTCCATGCAATTGGCCGAAGATATCGGCGGCAGTCTGGATCTGGCGGCGCTGGCCGAGCAGGTGCCGGAGACCGAGGACCTGCTGGAACAGGAAGACGATGCACCGATCATTCGCCTGATCAACGCCATCCTCGGCGAGGCGATCAAGGAAAACGCCTCGGATATTCATCTGGAAACCTTCGAGAGGCGCCTAGTGGTGCGCTTTCGCGTCGACGGTGTGCTTCGCGAAGTTCTCGAGCCCAAACGCGAGCTGGCTGCGCTGCTGGTTTCGCGAATCAAGGTCATGGCGCGTCTGGACATCGCCGAGAAGCGCGTACCCCAGGACGGGCGGATTTCCCTGAAGGTCGGCGGGCGCGAGGTGGACATTCGCGTCTCGACCCTGCCCTCGGCCAACGGTGAGCGCGTGGTCCTGCGGCTGCTGGACAAGCAGGCCGGACGCCTGACCCTGAAGCATCTGGGGATGAGCGCCCGGGACCGTCAACTGATGGAGGAGACCGTGCGCAAGCCGCACGGCATCCTGCTGGTCACCGGCCCCACCGGCTCGGGCAAGACCACCACGCTGTATGCCAGCCTGGTCAGTCTCAACGACCGCACGCGCAATATCCTCACGGTGGAAGACCCGATCGAATACAACCTCGAGGGCATCGGCCAGACCCAGGTCAACACCAAGGTCGACATGACCTTCGCCCGCGGTCTGCGGGCCATTCTGCGTCAGGACCCGGACGTGGTGATGGTCGGCGAGATCCGTGACAAGGAGACCGCGGAGATCGCCGTGCAGGCCTCGCTGACCGGGCACCTGGTGCTGTCGACCCTGCATACCAACAGTGCGGTCGGTGCCATCACCCGCCTGGTGGACATGGGGGTCGAACCCTTCCTGTTGTCCTCGTCGCTGCTCGGGGTGCTGGCCCAGCGCCTGGTGCGCGTGCTTTGTCCGCACTGCAAGGAGGCCTATCAGGCCGACGCCGCCGAATGCGCCAAGCTCGGCGTGGTGCCGGAGCAGGCGCCGACCCTGTATCACGCCCGTGGCTGCAGCGCCTGCCATCAGCAAGGCTACCGCGGTCGCACCGGAATCTACGAGCTGGTGGTGTTCGACGATCATCTGCGCACCCTGATCCATAACGTCGCTTCCGAGCAGGACATGCTTCGCCATGCGCGCACCTTGGGCCCGAGCATCCGCGAGGATGGCCGGCGCAAGGTGCTGGAAGGGCTGACCAGCTTGGAAGAGGTACTGCGCGTGACCCTGGAAGAGTAA
- the gspJ gene encoding type II secretion system minor pseudopilin GspJ, whose protein sequence is MRRVRGFTLLELLIAIAIFALLGLATYRMLDSVLRTDSATREHELQLRELVRAMAAFERDLLQVIARPVRDPFGDPRPALLGEEQGGAVVELSRAGWRNPLGRTRAGVQRVRWQLSGEQWQRRYWNVLDQAQDSQPQIQQALQGVTRLRLRYLDGAGTWRDSWPPQDGRSEEVLTLLPQAVELILEHRRYGELRRLLRLPDAPPQRQTPPAGGEEGAEGSGVLEPQKEPAS, encoded by the coding sequence ATGAGGCGAGTGCGGGGCTTCACGCTGCTGGAGTTGCTGATTGCCATCGCGATCTTCGCCCTGCTCGGTCTCGCCACCTATCGCATGCTCGACAGCGTGCTGCGTACCGACAGCGCCACCCGCGAGCACGAACTGCAATTGCGCGAACTGGTGCGTGCCATGGCGGCGTTCGAGCGCGATCTATTGCAGGTCATCGCACGACCGGTGCGCGATCCCTTCGGCGATCCGCGTCCGGCCTTGCTCGGTGAGGAGCAGGGGGGCGCAGTGGTGGAGCTGAGCCGGGCCGGCTGGCGCAACCCCCTGGGGCGCACGCGGGCAGGGGTGCAGCGGGTGCGTTGGCAGTTGAGCGGCGAGCAGTGGCAGAGACGCTACTGGAACGTGCTGGACCAGGCTCAGGACAGTCAGCCGCAGATCCAGCAAGCACTCCAGGGCGTGACGCGGTTGCGGCTGCGCTACCTGGATGGCGCCGGCACCTGGCGCGACAGCTGGCCGCCCCAGGATGGTCGTAGCGAGGAGGTGCTCACCTTGTTGCCGCAGGCGGTCGAACTGATTCTCGAACATCGCCGCTATGGCGAGTTGCGTCGCCTGCTGCGCCTGCCGGACGCGCCGCCGCAGCGCCAGACCCCGCCAGCAGGGGGCGAAGAGGGCGCAGAGGGGAGCGGCGTGCTCGAACCGCAGAAGGAGCCGGCATCATGA
- a CDS encoding type II secretion system protein M → MSSLSELKAPFSARLQGSVLGQRWQALAPRERLALVLLALFLLLVLLYLSLWRPVQLGLVTAREAYEQQRALHAYMQAQAPLARSLASTPQSSLDPARLQGVVTASATEQGLTVERLDSAGDGSLEVSLQAAPFAQLLRWFVVLERQGVRIAEAGLDRREDNLVAARLSLRVAF, encoded by the coding sequence ATGAGCAGTCTGAGTGAGCTGAAGGCCCCATTTTCCGCACGACTGCAGGGCAGTGTCTTGGGGCAGCGCTGGCAAGCCTTGGCGCCGCGTGAGCGCCTGGCCTTGGTGCTACTGGCCTTGTTCCTGTTGCTGGTGTTGCTCTACCTGTCGCTCTGGCGCCCGGTTCAGCTGGGCCTGGTGACGGCCCGCGAGGCCTATGAGCAGCAGCGTGCCCTGCATGCCTATATGCAGGCCCAGGCGCCGCTGGCGCGCAGTCTGGCGAGTACGCCGCAGAGCAGCCTCGACCCGGCGCGGCTGCAAGGTGTGGTCACGGCCAGTGCGACCGAGCAGGGGTTGACGGTCGAGCGTTTGGACAGCGCCGGCGACGGCTCCCTGGAGGTCAGCCTGCAGGCGGCACCCTTCGCTCAGTTATTGCGCTGGTTCGTTGTGCTGGAGCGGCAAGGGGTGCGCATCGCCGAGGCCGGCCTGGATCGACGCGAGGACAATCTGGTGGCGGCGCGTCTGAGCTTGCGGGTGGCGTTTTGA
- the gspK gene encoding type II secretion system minor pseudopilin GspK has protein sequence MKKQRGVALITVLLVVAVVTVVCASLIARQQLAIRSSANQLHVRQAWHYALGGETLAKALLRRDLQQGNPRAPVDHLGESWAQPMAPFALDEGGELLVSIVDPTGRFNLNGLLRKGQANEAVLAQFRRLLRNLQIDKPYAERLVDWLDGDQEPSGGYGAEDNQYLLAQPAYRAANRTLSDVSELRLLLEMTEADYQRLLPFVTALPADATLNVNTASAPVLASLAEGLPLATAEALVAARGSQGYPDVASFTARLPGLQVQSQGLAVGSQYFQVISEVSVGDRRQVLRSTVQRASDGRVYVLARDLGQGGASPAPVEEVEP, from the coding sequence ATGAAGAAGCAGCGTGGTGTGGCGCTGATCACCGTGCTGCTAGTGGTGGCGGTGGTGACGGTGGTGTGTGCGAGTCTGATCGCTCGCCAGCAGCTGGCCATTCGCAGCAGCGCCAATCAGCTGCACGTGCGCCAGGCCTGGCACTATGCCCTGGGTGGCGAGACCCTGGCCAAGGCACTGCTGCGCCGCGACCTGCAGCAGGGTAACCCGCGGGCACCGGTGGATCATCTCGGCGAGTCCTGGGCTCAGCCCATGGCCCCCTTCGCCTTGGACGAGGGGGGGGAACTGCTGGTGAGCATCGTCGACCCGACCGGCCGCTTCAATCTCAATGGGCTGCTGCGCAAGGGGCAGGCCAACGAGGCGGTTCTGGCACAGTTTCGCCGCCTGCTGCGTAACCTGCAGATCGACAAGCCCTATGCCGAGCGACTGGTGGATTGGCTGGACGGCGACCAGGAGCCGAGCGGCGGCTATGGCGCCGAGGACAATCAGTATCTTCTGGCGCAACCGGCCTATCGTGCGGCCAACAGGACCTTGAGCGATGTCTCGGAACTGCGTCTGCTCCTGGAGATGACCGAGGCCGACTACCAGCGTCTGTTGCCTTTCGTCACGGCCTTGCCGGCAGATGCCACGTTGAACGTCAATACCGCCAGTGCCCCGGTGCTGGCGAGTCTGGCCGAAGGCTTGCCGCTCGCCACCGCCGAGGCCCTGGTGGCAGCTCGAGGCAGCCAGGGCTACCCCGATGTGGCCAGCTTTACCGCCCGGCTGCCGGGTTTGCAGGTGCAGAGCCAGGGTCTGGCAGTCGGCAGTCAATACTTTCAGGTAATCAGTGAGGTCAGCGTGGGTGATCGCCGTCAGGTGCTGCGCAGCACCGTGCAGCGCGCCAGCGATGGCCGCGTCTATGTCCTAGCCCGTGATCTGGGGCAGGGTGGTGCATCGCCCGCGCCCGTCGAGGAGGTCGAACCATGA
- the gspG gene encoding type II secretion system major pseudopilin GspG, which yields MNWWGKQVDKRQAGFTLIEIMVVVVILGILAALVVPQVMSRPDQAKVTAAQNDIRAIGAALDMYKLDNHSYPSTQQGLEALVQKPSGNPPAKNWNREGYLKRLPVDPWGNVYQYLAPGTKGAFDLYSLGRDGKQGGSDLDADIGNWDL from the coding sequence ATCAATTGGTGGGGTAAGCAGGTGGATAAGCGTCAGGCAGGTTTCACGCTGATCGAAATCATGGTGGTGGTGGTGATCCTCGGGATCCTCGCGGCCCTGGTGGTGCCGCAGGTCATGAGTCGGCCGGATCAGGCCAAGGTGACCGCGGCGCAGAACGATATCCGTGCCATAGGTGCCGCCCTGGACATGTACAAGCTGGACAACCACAGCTACCCGAGTACCCAGCAGGGTCTCGAAGCCTTGGTGCAGAAGCCTTCCGGTAATCCGCCGGCGAAGAACTGGAATCGCGAAGGCTACCTCAAGCGCCTGCCGGTCGACCCCTGGGGCAATGTTTATCAGTACCTGGCACCCGGCACCAAGGGCGCCTTCGACCTCTACTCCCTCGGCCGCGACGGCAAGCAGGGCGGCAGCGACCTGGATGCCGATATCGGCAACTGGGACCTCTGA
- the xcpS gene encoding GspF family T2SS innner membrane protein variant XcpS gives MAAFEYLALDLKGRQQKGVLEADSARQVRQLLRERQLAPLEVTATRTREQAGSGLFSFSRGLSARDLALLTRQLATLIQAALPVEEALRAAAAQASAPRVQGMLLAVRARVLEGHGLAESLKEFPAAFPELYRATVAAGEHAGHLGPVLEQLADYTEQRQQSRQKIQLALLYPLILMCASLLIVGFLLGYVVPDVVRVFVDSGQTLPALTRGLIALSDWVKAWAWLVLILMALGFLVLRWALRDEAVKLRWHAMLLHVPLFGRLIRATDCARFASTLAILTRSGVPLVEALAIGAEVIANRVIRAQVVVAAQKVREGGSLTRALEASGQFPPMMLHMIASGERSGELDQMLARTARNQESDLSAQVALLVGLFEPFMLVFMGAVVLVIVLAILLPILSLNQLVG, from the coding sequence ATGGCCGCCTTCGAGTATCTTGCCCTCGACCTTAAAGGCCGTCAGCAGAAGGGCGTGCTGGAGGCCGATAGCGCCCGGCAGGTACGCCAGTTGCTGCGTGAGCGCCAGCTGGCCCCTCTGGAGGTGACCGCCACGCGCACCCGCGAACAGGCCGGCAGCGGGCTTTTCAGTTTCTCTCGTGGCCTTTCGGCGCGCGATCTGGCCCTGTTGACCCGTCAGTTGGCCACCCTGATCCAGGCGGCGCTGCCGGTCGAGGAGGCGCTGCGTGCCGCCGCGGCCCAGGCTAGCGCGCCGCGCGTCCAGGGCATGTTGTTGGCGGTGCGCGCCAGGGTGCTGGAGGGGCACGGTCTGGCCGAGAGCCTTAAGGAGTTTCCTGCCGCCTTTCCCGAGCTGTACCGCGCCACGGTGGCGGCGGGCGAACATGCCGGTCACCTCGGGCCGGTGTTGGAGCAGTTGGCCGACTACACCGAGCAGCGCCAGCAGTCGCGGCAGAAAATCCAGCTGGCGCTGCTCTATCCGTTGATCCTGATGTGCGCTTCGCTGCTGATCGTCGGCTTCCTGCTCGGCTACGTGGTGCCGGACGTGGTGCGGGTATTCGTCGACTCCGGGCAGACCCTGCCGGCCCTGACCCGCGGTCTGATCGCCCTGAGCGACTGGGTCAAGGCCTGGGCCTGGCTGGTGCTGATCCTGATGGCGCTGGGTTTCCTGGTTCTGCGTTGGGCGTTGCGCGACGAGGCGGTGAAGTTGCGCTGGCATGCCATGCTGCTGCACGTGCCGCTGTTCGGGCGGCTGATTCGCGCCACCGATTGTGCCCGTTTCGCCTCGACCCTGGCGATTCTCACCCGCAGCGGCGTGCCCTTGGTGGAGGCGCTGGCGATCGGCGCCGAAGTGATCGCCAACCGGGTGATTCGTGCCCAGGTGGTGGTGGCAGCGCAGAAGGTTCGCGAGGGCGGCAGCCTGACCCGCGCGCTGGAGGCCAGCGGGCAGTTTCCGCCGATGATGTTGCATATGATCGCCAGCGGCGAGCGCTCCGGCGAGCTGGATCAGATGCTCGCGCGCACGGCGCGCAACCAGGAAAGCGATCTGAGCGCCCAGGTGGCCCTGCTGGTCGGCCTGTTCGAGCCGTTTATGTTGGTTTTCATGGGGGCGGTGGTGCTGGTCATAGTCCTGGCCATCCTGTTGCCCATTCTGTCTCTCAATCAATTGGTGGGGTAA
- the gspL gene encoding type II secretion system protein GspL, with the protein MSQTCVFLPPAACAEVDAELLVQRVHGERREPMPFSRAVAAKDESWTLVLPVEAVTACAVQLPTQKARWLRQALAFAVEELLAEDVEQFHLALGEPLADGRHRVFAVRRSWLASWLALCETPPQAIAVDADLLPREGTQLLSLGARCLVGGVEVARLALSAEEWPALAPLCPRPHIVYRTPHQAELEPADQCPEVADPHVWLAQQAVVSNLAQGEFAPVGAGGRWRRWWPLVGLVGLWLVLQWGFNLAQGWHLQSQADAYAEASEALYRELFPDDRKLVDLRAQLDQHLAEGGVSGQGRMLGLLAQVHRAMTAEGARVEVEQLDFSDGRGDLALQVLAPGFSDLERLRERLLEAGLVVQLGSASREGQGVSARLVIEG; encoded by the coding sequence ATGAGTCAGACCTGTGTGTTTTTGCCGCCGGCGGCCTGTGCCGAGGTCGACGCCGAACTGTTGGTGCAGCGGGTTCATGGGGAGCGCCGCGAGCCGATGCCGTTCTCCCGGGCGGTGGCCGCGAAGGACGAATCCTGGACTCTGGTGCTGCCGGTCGAGGCGGTGACCGCCTGCGCGGTACAGCTGCCGACCCAGAAGGCTCGCTGGCTGCGCCAGGCCCTGGCGTTTGCGGTCGAGGAACTGCTGGCCGAGGATGTCGAGCAGTTTCACCTGGCCTTGGGCGAGCCGCTGGCCGATGGACGTCATCGGGTGTTCGCGGTGCGCCGCAGCTGGTTGGCGAGCTGGCTGGCGCTGTGCGAGACGCCGCCCCAGGCGATTGCCGTGGATGCGGATCTGCTGCCCCGTGAAGGCACGCAATTGCTGTCGCTGGGTGCGCGCTGCCTGGTCGGCGGAGTCGAGGTGGCCCGCCTGGCGCTGAGCGCCGAGGAGTGGCCGGCGCTGGCACCCCTGTGTCCGCGTCCGCACATCGTCTATCGCACGCCCCATCAGGCAGAGCTGGAGCCGGCGGACCAGTGCCCGGAGGTGGCCGACCCCCATGTCTGGTTGGCGCAGCAGGCAGTCGTCAGCAACCTGGCCCAGGGCGAGTTTGCCCCAGTCGGCGCGGGTGGGCGCTGGCGGCGTTGGTGGCCGCTGGTGGGGTTGGTCGGCCTGTGGCTGGTGTTGCAATGGGGCTTCAATCTGGCCCAGGGCTGGCACCTGCAGAGCCAGGCCGATGCCTATGCCGAGGCCAGTGAGGCGCTGTATCGCGAACTGTTTCCGGACGACCGCAAGCTGGTCGATCTGCGGGCGCAACTGGACCAGCACCTGGCCGAGGGCGGTGTCAGCGGCCAGGGCCGGATGCTCGGCCTGTTGGCCCAGGTGCACCGGGCGATGACGGCCGAGGGGGCGCGGGTCGAGGTCGAGCAGCTGGACTTCAGTGATGGTCGCGGCGATCTGGCGCTGCAGGTCCTGGCCCCAGGCTTCAGCGATTTGGAGCGGTTGCGTGAGCGTTTGCTGGAAGCCGGTCTGGTCGTCCAGTTGGGTTCGGCCAGCCGTGAAGGCCAAGGGGTAAGCGCCCGTCTGGTGATAGAGGGATGA